In the Microcaecilia unicolor chromosome 10, aMicUni1.1, whole genome shotgun sequence genome, one interval contains:
- the LOC115478488 gene encoding prostaglandin E synthase 3-like isoform X2: MQPASVKWYDRRDYVFIEFCIEDSRDVKIDFEKSKLIFSCLGGSDNLKHLNKIELYQYIDPNDFKHKRTDRSILCCLRKRESGQSWSRLTKDKAKLNWLSMMNNMGGDEDVDLPEVDGADGSPDSDDDKMPDLERRAAVFKG; encoded by the exons ATGCAGCCAGCATCTGTGAAGTGGTATGACCGAAGGGACTATGTCTTCATTGAGTTCTGTATTGAAGACAGTAGAGACGTTAAAATAGATTTTGAAAAATCCAAACTTATTTTCAGTTGTCTTGGAGGAAGCGATAATcttaaacatttaaataaaattgAACTCTATCAGTACATTGATCCAAATGATTTTAAGCACAAAAGGACGGACAGATCTATTTTATGTTGTTTACGAAAAAGAGAGTCTGGTCAGTCATGGTCCAGGCTAACAAAAGATAAGGCAAAGCTAAATTGGCTCAGT ATGATGAACAACATGGGAGGGGATGAGGATGTAGATTTACCAGAAGTAGATGGGGCAGATGGTTCACCAGATAGTGATGATGACAAAATGCCAGATCTGGAAAGAAGAGCTGCTGTCTTCAAGGGTTGA
- the LOC115478488 gene encoding prostaglandin E synthase 3-like isoform X1, giving the protein MQPASVKWYDRRDYVFIEFCIEDSRDVKIDFEKSKLIFSCLGGSDNLKHLNKIELYQYIDPNDFKHKRTDRSILCCLRKRESGQSWSRLTKDKAKLNWLSVDFNNWKDWEDDLDEDMSNFDRFSEMMNNMGGDEDVDLPEVDGADGSPDSDDDKMPDLERRAAVFKG; this is encoded by the coding sequence ATGCAGCCAGCATCTGTGAAGTGGTATGACCGAAGGGACTATGTCTTCATTGAGTTCTGTATTGAAGACAGTAGAGACGTTAAAATAGATTTTGAAAAATCCAAACTTATTTTCAGTTGTCTTGGAGGAAGCGATAATcttaaacatttaaataaaattgAACTCTATCAGTACATTGATCCAAATGATTTTAAGCACAAAAGGACGGACAGATCTATTTTATGTTGTTTACGAAAAAGAGAGTCTGGTCAGTCATGGTCCAGGCTAACAAAAGATAAGGCAAAGCTAAATTGGCTCAGTgtggattttaataactggaAAGACTGGGAAGATGATTTAGATGAAGATATGTCCAATTTTGACCGCTTTTCTGAGATGATGAACAACATGGGAGGGGATGAGGATGTAGATTTACCAGAAGTAGATGGGGCAGATGGTTCACCAGATAGTGATGATGACAAAATGCCAGATCTGGAAAGAAGAGCTGCTGTCTTCAAGGGTTGA